Proteins encoded by one window of Serratia nevei:
- the hflX gene encoding ribosome rescue GTPase HflX — translation MFDRYEAGEQAVLVHIYFSQDKDTEDLNEFESLVSSAGVEALQVVTGSRKAPHPKYFVGEGKAEEIADAVKASGASVVLFDHSLSPAQERNLERLCECRVIDRTGLILDIFAQRARTHEGKLQVELAQLRHIATRLVRGWTHLERQKGGIGLRGPGETQLETDRRLLRDRISLILRRLERVEKQREQGRRARTRADVPTVSLVGYTNAGKSTLFNRITSAEVYAADQLFATLDPTLRRIDVPDVGDTVLADTVGFIRHLPHDLVAAFKATLQETRQASLLLHVIDAADPRVDENIEAVNTVLAEIDSDEIPTLLVMNKIDMLDDFVPRIDRNDENLPIRVWLSAASGEGIPLLYQALTERLSGEIAHYELRLPPRAGRLRSRFYQLQAIEKEWNEEDGSIGVVVRMPIVEWRRLCKQEQDLIDFIV, via the coding sequence TTGTTTGACCGTTATGAAGCCGGTGAGCAGGCCGTACTGGTTCATATCTATTTCTCGCAAGACAAAGATACGGAAGACCTCAACGAGTTCGAATCGTTGGTTTCCTCAGCCGGTGTCGAAGCTTTGCAAGTGGTGACTGGTAGCCGCAAAGCCCCGCATCCGAAGTACTTTGTCGGCGAAGGAAAGGCCGAAGAAATTGCAGATGCGGTGAAAGCCAGCGGCGCGTCTGTTGTCCTGTTTGATCATTCCCTTTCCCCGGCGCAGGAAAGAAACCTCGAGCGCCTGTGCGAATGCCGGGTGATCGATCGCACCGGGCTGATTTTAGACATCTTCGCCCAGCGTGCCCGCACCCATGAAGGTAAGCTGCAGGTGGAGCTGGCGCAGTTGCGTCACATCGCCACGCGTCTGGTACGCGGCTGGACGCACCTGGAGCGGCAAAAAGGGGGGATTGGCCTGCGCGGGCCGGGGGAAACCCAGCTTGAGACCGACCGTCGCCTGTTACGCGATCGCATCAGCTTGATTCTGCGCCGCCTGGAGCGGGTAGAAAAGCAGCGTGAACAAGGCCGACGCGCGCGGACCCGCGCCGATGTGCCGACCGTATCGCTGGTGGGCTACACCAACGCCGGCAAATCCACCCTGTTTAACCGAATAACGTCTGCCGAGGTGTATGCGGCGGACCAGCTATTTGCCACCCTGGATCCTACGTTGCGGCGCATTGACGTGCCGGACGTGGGGGATACCGTGTTGGCGGATACCGTAGGCTTTATCCGGCACCTGCCGCACGATCTGGTGGCCGCCTTCAAGGCGACGCTGCAGGAAACGCGCCAGGCATCTCTGCTGCTGCACGTCATCGATGCCGCAGATCCGCGCGTCGATGAGAACATCGAAGCGGTGAACACCGTGCTGGCGGAGATAGACTCGGATGAAATCCCTACACTGTTAGTGATGAACAAAATAGATATGCTGGACGATTTTGTGCCGCGTATCGACCGCAACGACGAAAACCTGCCGATCCGGGTGTGGCTGTCCGCCGCCAGCGGAGAGGGTATTCCGTTGCTGTATCAGGCGTTGACGGAGCGCTTATCGGGGGAGATCGCGCATTACGAATTGCGCTTACCGCCACGGGCAGGCCGTCTTCGCAGCCGTTTTTACCAGCTTCAGGCGATTGAAAAAGAGTGGAACGAAGAGGACGGCAGCATTGGCGTGGTGGTGCGAATGCCGATCGTCGAATGGCGTCGTCTCTGCAAGCAAGAACAGGACCTGATTGACTTTATCGTATGA
- the nsrR gene encoding nitric oxide-sensing transcriptional repressor NsrR produces the protein MQLTSFTDYGLRALIYMASLPQDKMTSISEVTEVYGVSRNHMVKIINQLSRVGFVTAVRGKHGGIRLGKPAESIRLGDVVRALEPLALVNCSSEFCHITPACRLKQVLQQGVQNFLEELDKHTLADMVEDNPPLYKLLLVE, from the coding sequence GTGCAGTTAACAAGTTTTACTGATTATGGCCTGCGGGCGTTGATCTACATGGCCTCGTTGCCGCAGGACAAGATGACCAGTATCTCGGAAGTGACCGAGGTTTACGGCGTGTCTCGCAACCATATGGTGAAGATCATCAATCAGTTGAGCCGGGTCGGTTTTGTCACGGCGGTGCGCGGCAAGCATGGCGGCATCCGTTTGGGCAAACCGGCCGAGAGCATTCGCCTCGGCGACGTGGTGCGGGCGCTGGAGCCGCTTGCGCTGGTTAACTGCAGCAGCGAGTTTTGCCACATCACCCCTGCCTGCCGACTGAAGCAGGTGCTCCAACAGGGCGTACAGAATTTCCTTGAAGAGCTGGATAAGCATACGTTGGCCGATATGGTCGAAGACAATCCGCCGCTCTACAAGCTATTGCTTGTCGAATAA
- a CDS encoding adenylosuccinate synthase, which yields MGKNVVVLGTQWGDEGKGKVVDLLTERAQYVVRYQGGHNAGHTLVINGEKTVLHLIPSGILRENVTSIIGNGVVLAPDALMKEMGELEARGIPVRERLLLSEACPLILPYHVALDNAREKARGAKAIGTTGRGIGPAYEDKVARRGLRVSDLFNKETFAVKLKEIVDYHNFQLVNYYKVEAVDYQATLDYVLSIADILTAMVVDVSELLDGARKRGDLIMFEGAQGTLLDIDHGTYPYVTSSNTTAGGVATGSGIGPRYVDYVLGIVKAYSTRVGAGPFPTELFDETGEYLCKQGNEFGATTGRRRRTGWLDAVAVRRAVQINSLSGFCLTKLDVLDGLKEVKICVGYRMPDGREVDTTPLAAEGWEGIEPIYETMPGWSETTFGVKEHSKLPQAALNYIKRIEEVTGVPVDIISTGPDRSETMILRDPFDA from the coding sequence ATGGGTAAGAACGTCGTCGTACTGGGCACCCAATGGGGTGACGAAGGTAAAGGCAAGGTTGTAGACCTGCTGACTGAACGGGCTCAATATGTTGTGCGCTACCAAGGTGGCCATAACGCTGGCCACACTCTGGTAATCAACGGTGAAAAAACCGTCCTTCATTTAATTCCTTCAGGTATTCTGCGTGAAAACGTCACCAGCATCATCGGCAACGGTGTTGTTCTGGCGCCGGACGCATTGATGAAAGAAATGGGTGAACTCGAAGCGCGTGGCATCCCGGTACGCGAACGTCTGTTACTCTCTGAAGCTTGCCCGCTGATCCTGCCTTACCACGTCGCGTTGGACAACGCGCGTGAGAAAGCGCGCGGCGCGAAAGCGATCGGTACCACCGGTCGCGGCATCGGCCCGGCTTACGAAGATAAAGTGGCTCGTCGCGGCCTGCGCGTCAGCGACCTGTTCAACAAAGAAACCTTCGCCGTTAAGCTCAAAGAGATCGTCGATTACCACAACTTCCAGCTGGTCAACTACTACAAAGTTGAAGCCGTCGATTATCAGGCGACGCTGGACTACGTGCTGTCTATCGCCGACATCCTGACCGCCATGGTGGTTGACGTTTCCGAACTGCTGGACGGCGCGCGCAAGCGTGGCGACCTGATCATGTTCGAAGGCGCTCAGGGCACCCTGCTGGATATCGACCACGGTACTTACCCGTATGTCACCTCTTCCAACACCACTGCCGGCGGCGTGGCTACCGGTTCCGGCATCGGCCCGCGTTATGTGGACTACGTGCTGGGCATCGTGAAAGCCTACTCCACTCGCGTGGGTGCAGGCCCGTTCCCAACCGAACTGTTCGATGAAACCGGCGAGTACCTGTGCAAGCAGGGTAACGAGTTCGGCGCCACTACCGGCCGCCGTCGTCGTACCGGCTGGCTGGACGCGGTAGCGGTGCGTCGTGCCGTGCAGATCAACTCCCTGTCCGGCTTCTGCCTGACCAAATTGGACGTCCTGGACGGCCTGAAAGAAGTGAAGATCTGCGTGGGCTACCGCATGCCGGACGGCCGCGAAGTGGACACTACTCCGCTGGCGGCTGAAGGTTGGGAAGGCATTGAGCCTATCTACGAAACCATGCCGGGCTGGAGCGAAACCACCTTTGGCGTGAAAGAGCATAGCAAGCTGCCTCAGGCTGCGCTGAACTACATCAAGCGCATCGAAGAAGTGACCGGCGTACCGGTAGACATCATCTCTACCGGCCCGGATCGCAGCGAAACCATGATCCTGCGCGACCCGTTCGACGCATAA
- the miaA gene encoding tRNA (adenosine(37)-N6)-dimethylallyltransferase MiaA, with the protein MTETEMTPRPPAIFIMGPTASGKTALAIALRERLPVELISVDSALIYRGMDIGTAKPSAEELAQAPHRLIDIRDPAEAYSAAEFRADALKEMADITAAGRIPLLVGGTMLYFKALLEGLSPLPSADPAVRERIERQAAEQGWEALHRQLRAIDPVAALRIHPNDPQRLSRALEVFFISGKTLTELTKISGESLPYQVHQFAIAPTSRELIHQRIELRYHQMLAAGFETEARALFARGDLHTDLPSIRCVGYRQMWSYLSGEISYDEMVYRGICATRQLAKRQMTWLRGWESVHWLDSEKPGEALDSVTQVVSA; encoded by the coding sequence ATGACTGAAACTGAAATGACACCACGTCCCCCGGCTATTTTCATCATGGGGCCGACCGCCTCGGGCAAGACCGCGCTGGCGATCGCGCTGCGCGAACGCCTGCCGGTGGAACTGATCAGCGTCGATTCCGCGCTGATTTATCGCGGCATGGATATCGGCACCGCCAAGCCGAGCGCTGAAGAATTGGCGCAGGCGCCGCATCGGCTGATCGATATTCGCGATCCCGCCGAAGCTTACTCGGCCGCGGAGTTTCGCGCCGACGCGCTGAAGGAGATGGCCGACATCACCGCCGCCGGGCGCATTCCGCTGCTGGTCGGCGGCACCATGTTGTATTTCAAGGCGTTGTTGGAAGGATTGTCGCCGCTGCCGTCTGCCGATCCCGCGGTGCGCGAGCGCATCGAACGGCAAGCGGCGGAGCAGGGTTGGGAAGCGTTGCACCGTCAGTTACGGGCGATCGATCCGGTCGCGGCATTGAGAATTCATCCGAATGATCCGCAGAGACTGTCCAGAGCACTGGAAGTTTTTTTTATTTCGGGTAAAACTTTAACGGAACTGACTAAAATTTCGGGTGAATCGTTACCGTATCAAGTTCACCAATTTGCGATAGCGCCGACCAGCCGTGAGTTGATCCATCAACGCATCGAGCTGCGGTACCATCAAATGTTGGCGGCGGGTTTTGAGACGGAAGCGCGTGCACTTTTCGCACGGGGTGATTTGCATACGGACTTGCCCTCCATTCGCTGTGTCGGTTACCGCCAGATGTGGTCATACTTGTCTGGTGAAATTAGTTACGATGAGATGGTTTATCGTGGTATTTGCGCAACACGTCAGTTGGCTAAACGCCAGATGACCTGGTTACGGGGTTGGGAGTCGGTCCATTGGTTGGACAGTGAAAAGCCGGGAGAGGCTTTGGACTCGGTGACACAGGTTGTTAGTGCATAG
- the hflK gene encoding FtsH protease activity modulator HflK — protein sequence MAWNQPGNNGQDRDPWGSSNNNGGNSGGNNKGGRDQGPPDLDDIFRKLSKKLSGFGGGKGSNSNSGGTGTSGPGFSGRIIGIAAVAVVVIWAASGFYTIKEAERGVVTRFGKFSHLVQPGLNWKPTFIDDVRPVNVESVRELAASGVMLTSDENVVRVEMNVQYRVTNPEAYLFSVVNADDSLSQATDSALRGVIGKYSMDRILTEGRTVVRNDTQRMLEETIRPYNMGITLLDVNFQAARPPEEVKASFDDAIAARENEQQYIREAEAYANEVQPRANGQAQRLLEDSKAYKDRTILEAQGEVARFAKLLPEYKSAPQITRERLYIETMEKVLGHTRKVLVSDKGNNLMVLPLDQMLRGQGAAPESGNKDTSLIRLNPNPAPAANSSTPRTSGGSIMDQRRANAQRDDTTRVGRE from the coding sequence ATGGCGTGGAATCAGCCCGGTAATAACGGACAGGACCGCGACCCGTGGGGGAGCAGCAATAACAATGGCGGCAACTCTGGCGGTAACAACAAAGGCGGTCGTGATCAAGGGCCACCTGATTTGGACGATATCTTCCGTAAACTGAGCAAGAAATTGAGCGGTTTTGGCGGGGGCAAAGGCTCCAACAGCAATAGCGGCGGCACCGGCACCTCTGGTCCGGGCTTCAGCGGCCGCATTATCGGTATCGCGGCGGTGGCCGTGGTGGTGATCTGGGCCGCCAGCGGCTTCTACACCATCAAGGAAGCTGAGCGCGGCGTCGTGACGCGTTTCGGCAAGTTCAGCCACCTGGTGCAGCCGGGTCTGAACTGGAAGCCGACCTTCATCGACGACGTGCGTCCGGTGAACGTGGAATCCGTGCGCGAGCTGGCGGCGTCCGGCGTGATGCTGACCTCCGATGAAAACGTGGTGCGCGTGGAAATGAACGTGCAGTACCGCGTGACCAACCCGGAAGCGTACCTGTTCAGCGTCGTCAATGCCGACGACAGCCTGAGCCAGGCGACCGACAGCGCCCTGCGCGGCGTGATCGGCAAATACTCGATGGACCGCATCCTGACCGAAGGCCGTACCGTGGTGCGTAACGATACGCAGCGCATGCTGGAAGAGACCATTCGTCCTTACAACATGGGCATCACGCTGCTGGACGTCAACTTCCAGGCGGCGCGTCCGCCGGAAGAGGTGAAGGCGTCGTTCGACGATGCGATCGCCGCGCGTGAGAACGAGCAGCAATACATCCGTGAAGCGGAAGCTTACGCCAACGAAGTTCAGCCGCGTGCGAACGGCCAGGCGCAGCGTCTGCTGGAAGATTCCAAGGCTTATAAAGACCGTACCATCCTGGAAGCGCAGGGTGAGGTGGCGCGCTTTGCCAAACTGTTGCCGGAATACAAGTCCGCTCCACAGATCACCCGCGAGCGTCTGTATATCGAAACCATGGAAAAAGTGCTGGGCCATACCCGTAAGGTGTTGGTGAGCGACAAAGGCAACAACCTGATGGTGCTGCCGCTGGATCAGATGCTGCGCGGTCAAGGCGCGGCGCCGGAGAGCGGCAACAAGGATACCAGCCTGATTCGCCTCAATCCGAATCCTGCGCCGGCTGCCAACAGCAGCACTCCGCGTACCAGCGGCGGTTCGATTATGGATCAGCGCCGGGCGAATGCGCAGCGTGACGACACCACTCGCGTAGGGAGAGAGTAA
- the hfq gene encoding RNA chaperone Hfq, translating into MAKGQSLQDPFLNALRRERVPVSIYLVNGIKLQGQIESFDQFVILLKNTVSQMVYKHAISTVVPSRPVSHHSNNPSGGSSNYHHGNNPSAQQQPQQESDDAE; encoded by the coding sequence ATGGCTAAGGGGCAATCTTTGCAAGATCCGTTCCTGAACGCATTGCGTCGTGAACGTGTTCCGGTTTCTATTTATTTGGTGAATGGTATTAAGCTGCAAGGCCAGATTGAGTCTTTTGACCAGTTTGTCATCCTGTTGAAGAACACGGTTAGCCAGATGGTGTACAAGCACGCTATCTCTACCGTTGTCCCGTCACGTCCGGTTTCGCATCACAGCAACAACCCGAGCGGCGGTTCAAGCAACTATCACCATGGCAACAATCCGTCTGCGCAGCAACAGCCGCAGCAGGAAAGCGATGACGCTGAATAA
- the hflC gene encoding protease modulator HflC — protein sequence MRKSFVVIVLAVLVVLYASLFVVQEGQRGIVLRFGKVLRDGENKPLVYAPGLHLKIPFIETVKNLDARIQTMDNQADRFVTSEKKDLIVDSYLKWRISDFSRYYLATGGGDVSQAEVLLKRKFSDRLRSEIGRLDVKDIVTDSRGKLMSDVRDALNTGTVGDGEEVATTEADDAIASAAARVERETTGKQPQVNPNSMAALGIEVIDVRIKQINLPAEVSDAIYQRMRAEREAVARRLRSQGQEEAEKLRASADYEVTRTLAEAERQARITRGEGDAEAAKLFANAFSQDPDFYAFIRSLRAYEASFKDNQDVLVLSPDSDFFRYMKSPDTLRK from the coding sequence ATGCGTAAGTCTTTTGTAGTTATTGTCCTCGCGGTGCTGGTGGTGCTGTACGCTTCGCTGTTCGTGGTGCAGGAAGGCCAGCGCGGCATCGTGCTGCGCTTCGGCAAGGTTCTGCGCGACGGCGAAAACAAGCCGCTGGTGTATGCGCCGGGTCTGCACCTCAAGATCCCGTTCATCGAGACCGTGAAGAACCTGGATGCGCGTATCCAGACCATGGATAACCAGGCCGATCGTTTCGTGACCAGCGAGAAGAAAGACCTGATCGTCGACTCCTATCTGAAGTGGCGCATCAGCGACTTCAGCCGTTACTATCTGGCGACCGGCGGCGGCGACGTCTCCCAGGCCGAAGTGCTGCTGAAGCGTAAGTTCAGCGACCGTCTGCGTTCCGAAATCGGCCGCCTGGACGTGAAAGACATCGTGACCGACTCGCGCGGCAAGCTGATGTCCGACGTGCGTGACGCGCTGAACACCGGCACCGTGGGTGACGGCGAAGAAGTGGCGACCACCGAAGCCGATGACGCTATCGCCTCTGCGGCGGCGCGCGTTGAGCGGGAAACCACCGGCAAACAGCCGCAGGTGAACCCGAACAGCATGGCGGCGCTGGGCATCGAAGTGATCGACGTGCGTATCAAGCAGATCAACCTGCCGGCGGAAGTGTCCGACGCCATCTACCAGCGTATGCGCGCCGAGCGTGAAGCGGTAGCCCGTCGTCTGCGCTCGCAGGGCCAGGAAGAAGCCGAGAAGCTGCGCGCCAGCGCGGACTACGAAGTGACCCGTACCCTGGCGGAAGCCGAGCGTCAGGCGCGTATCACCCGCGGTGAAGGCGATGCAGAAGCGGCCAAGCTGTTCGCCAACGCGTTCAGCCAGGATCCGGACTTCTATGCCTTTATCCGCAGCCTGCGTGCCTATGAAGCCAGCTTCAAGGACAACCAGGACGTGCTGGTACTGAGCCCGGACAGCGATTTCTTCCGCTACATGAAGTCGCCTGATACCCTGCGCAAGTAA
- the mutL gene encoding DNA mismatch repair endonuclease MutL, with the protein MPIQVLPPQLANQIAAGEVVERPASVVKELVENSLDAGATRIDIDIERGGAKLIRIRDNGCGIGKDDLALALARHATSKISTLDDLEAIVSLGFRGEALASISSVSRLTLTSRTAEQSEAWQAYAEGREQAVTVKPAAHPVGSTLEVLDLFYNTPARRKFMRTEKTEFGHIDEVVRRIALARFDVAINLSHNGKLIRQYRAAKEESQHERRLGSICGPAFLQHALNIDWQHGDLSIRGWVADPAGARQLGEMQYCYVNCRMMRDRLINHAIRQAYQDQLKDDQQPAYVLYLEVDPHQVDVNVHPAKHEVRFHQARLVHDFIYQAVTTVLQQAGQTPPLPLAETPDEAPAPVWQPENRVAAGGNHFSQPAPRRETPPPAGVARERAPQTGWQTAGGYQKREGELYGKLMQPAAEPQADAAPEVSSKPPLFPSAKAAAETPLASGQHSFGRVLMIHPPCYALIEQRQQPALLNLTVAERWLRQAQLNPPTEGLRPQPLLIPVKLTLDKREVAAIARHQALLTMMGLDLQADHGRVTLRAVPLPLRQQNLQKLIPELLGYLAEHQEMSPAVLATWLARRLGSEHEQWNTSQAIQLLTDVERLCPQLVKSPPSGLLQPVDLQAALAALKHD; encoded by the coding sequence ATGCCTATCCAGGTGTTACCGCCACAGCTCGCCAACCAGATCGCCGCCGGAGAGGTGGTTGAACGCCCCGCGTCGGTCGTCAAGGAGCTGGTGGAAAATAGCCTGGACGCCGGCGCGACGCGCATCGATATCGACATTGAACGCGGCGGCGCCAAGCTTATCCGCATTCGCGACAACGGCTGCGGCATTGGCAAGGACGATCTGGCACTGGCGCTGGCGCGGCACGCCACCAGTAAAATCAGCACGCTCGACGACCTGGAGGCGATCGTCAGCCTCGGTTTTCGCGGCGAAGCCCTGGCCAGTATCAGTTCGGTTTCCCGTTTGACCCTGACGTCGCGCACCGCCGAGCAGAGCGAGGCGTGGCAAGCCTATGCCGAAGGGCGCGAGCAGGCGGTGACGGTCAAACCCGCCGCGCACCCGGTCGGCAGCACGCTGGAAGTGCTGGATCTGTTTTACAACACCCCGGCGCGCCGCAAGTTCATGCGCACCGAGAAAACCGAATTCGGCCATATCGACGAAGTGGTGCGGCGCATCGCGCTGGCGCGTTTCGATGTGGCGATCAACCTCAGCCACAACGGCAAACTGATCCGTCAATACCGGGCGGCGAAAGAAGAGAGCCAGCACGAGCGCCGTTTGGGCAGCATCTGCGGCCCGGCATTTTTGCAGCATGCGCTGAACATCGACTGGCAGCACGGCGATCTGAGCATCCGCGGTTGGGTGGCGGATCCGGCCGGGGCGCGCCAGCTGGGTGAAATGCAGTACTGCTACGTCAACTGCCGCATGATGCGCGATCGCTTGATCAACCACGCCATTCGTCAGGCCTATCAGGATCAGCTGAAAGACGATCAGCAGCCCGCTTACGTGCTGTATCTGGAGGTCGATCCGCACCAGGTGGACGTCAACGTTCATCCCGCCAAGCACGAAGTGCGTTTCCATCAGGCGCGGCTGGTGCACGATTTTATCTACCAGGCGGTAACCACCGTGCTGCAGCAGGCCGGTCAGACGCCGCCGCTGCCGCTGGCGGAAACGCCTGACGAAGCGCCTGCGCCGGTCTGGCAGCCGGAAAACCGCGTCGCCGCCGGCGGCAACCATTTTTCTCAGCCTGCGCCGCGTCGCGAAACGCCGCCACCGGCCGGCGTCGCCCGCGAGCGTGCACCGCAGACGGGTTGGCAAACGGCGGGCGGTTACCAGAAACGCGAAGGCGAGCTGTACGGTAAACTGATGCAGCCCGCCGCCGAGCCGCAGGCCGATGCGGCGCCGGAAGTTTCGAGCAAGCCGCCGCTGTTCCCGTCGGCGAAAGCCGCAGCGGAAACGCCGTTGGCGAGCGGCCAGCACAGTTTTGGCCGGGTGCTGATGATCCACCCGCCGTGCTACGCGTTGATTGAACAGCGCCAGCAGCCGGCGTTGCTCAATCTGACGGTGGCCGAGCGCTGGCTGCGCCAGGCGCAGCTCAACCCGCCGACGGAAGGGCTGCGGCCGCAGCCGCTGCTGATCCCAGTCAAGCTGACGTTGGACAAGCGCGAAGTGGCGGCCATCGCGCGGCATCAGGCGCTGCTGACGATGATGGGGCTGGATCTGCAGGCGGATCACGGCCGTGTGACGCTGCGCGCAGTGCCTTTACCATTACGCCAACAAAATTTACAAAAACTGATACCCGAACTGTTAGGCTATCTGGCCGAACATCAGGAGATGTCGCCCGCGGTGCTGGCCACCTGGCTCGCTCGCCGCCTTGGCAGCGAACATGAACAGTGGAACACCTCTCAAGCGATACAATTGCTGACCGACGTTGAACGACTTTGCCCGCAGCTGGTCAAATCGCCACCGAGCGGACTTTTACAACCCGTTGATTTACAGGCCGCACTGGCGGCCCTCAAGCATGACTGA
- the amiB gene encoding N-acetylmuramoyl-L-alanine amidase AmiB codes for MTHVLKKFAVIMLIAVLGPLGALNALAASSLSDIKVSNAQREATVSVSFNGPPDYAFFPLHGPDRVVLDVNQKGKVGGLPLNFSGQNLVKSIRSSAPKDAQSVRLVFDLTQRAKTRVSTRQNGSVHTVVFTITAEGSANTVARKAPVQTPAPVAVNPPPRQAPVAVREAPEPPLRKAPTGSNPFTNKQTVVAGTATEVTPRSSRVSAGSGDRVVVAIDAGHGGQDPGAIGPSGLKEKNVTIAIARRLQAMLDADPQFKPVLTRTGDYFISVMGRSDVARKQGANVLVSIHADAAPNRSASGASVWVLSNRRANSEMAGWLEQHEKQSELLGGAGDLLANSQADPYLSQAVLDLQFGHSQRVGYDVAVKVLQQLQSVGSLHKRRPEHASLGVLRSPDIPSLLVETGFISNSTEERLLGSSAYQEKIAKAIHNGLRSYFLAHPLQADPKVENRPLDVAAAVNTSTPDVRQPEPIVSSAGASRSVSGKTQIHVVKRAETLSGIADSYGTTMAALRDLNKLKKDGVWVGQRLKVPAGKTAAVTTVAKARTPAKKPSKHKVARGDTLSSIASRYGVSVGDLKRVNNLKSDVAPLDRTLTIPQA; via the coding sequence ATGACGCACGTGTTGAAAAAATTTGCGGTCATCATGCTGATCGCCGTGCTGGGGCCACTCGGCGCGCTGAACGCGCTGGCGGCGTCTTCGCTGTCCGATATCAAAGTGTCCAACGCCCAGCGTGAAGCGACGGTGTCGGTGAGCTTCAATGGCCCGCCGGACTACGCGTTTTTCCCGCTGCACGGCCCGGATCGCGTGGTGCTGGACGTTAACCAGAAGGGCAAGGTCGGCGGCCTGCCGCTCAATTTCAGCGGCCAAAACCTGGTGAAAAGCATTCGCTCCAGCGCGCCGAAAGACGCTCAGAGCGTGCGCCTGGTGTTTGATCTGACCCAGCGCGCCAAAACCCGCGTCTCCACCCGCCAGAACGGCAGCGTGCATACCGTGGTGTTCACCATTACGGCCGAAGGCAGTGCCAATACGGTGGCGCGCAAGGCACCGGTGCAAACGCCTGCGCCGGTTGCGGTCAACCCACCGCCGCGTCAGGCGCCGGTCGCGGTGCGTGAAGCGCCGGAGCCGCCGCTGCGCAAAGCGCCGACGGGATCGAATCCCTTTACCAATAAACAGACCGTCGTCGCAGGCACCGCCACCGAAGTCACGCCGCGCAGCAGCCGCGTTTCCGCCGGTTCCGGCGATCGGGTGGTGGTGGCGATCGACGCTGGCCACGGCGGCCAGGATCCGGGCGCCATTGGCCCGAGCGGGCTGAAAGAAAAGAATGTCACCATCGCCATTGCGCGCCGCCTGCAGGCGATGCTGGACGCCGATCCGCAGTTCAAACCGGTGCTGACGCGTACCGGCGACTACTTCATCTCGGTGATGGGGCGCTCCGACGTTGCGCGCAAACAGGGCGCCAACGTGCTGGTCTCCATCCACGCCGACGCAGCGCCAAACCGCAGCGCCAGCGGGGCCTCCGTTTGGGTGCTGTCCAATCGCCGCGCCAACAGCGAAATGGCCGGCTGGCTCGAACAGCATGAGAAACAATCCGAACTGCTCGGCGGCGCCGGCGATCTGCTGGCCAACAGCCAGGCAGACCCTTACCTGAGCCAGGCGGTGCTGGATCTGCAGTTCGGCCACTCGCAGCGCGTCGGGTATGACGTGGCGGTGAAAGTGCTGCAGCAGCTGCAGAGCGTCGGATCGCTGCACAAACGCCGGCCGGAACATGCCAGCCTGGGCGTGCTGCGCTCACCGGATATTCCCTCGCTGCTGGTGGAAACCGGATTTATCAGTAATAGCACGGAGGAGCGGCTGCTGGGCAGTAGCGCGTATCAGGAGAAGATTGCCAAGGCCATTCATAACGGCCTGCGCAGCTACTTCCTGGCGCATCCGCTGCAAGCCGACCCAAAGGTGGAAAACCGACCGCTGGACGTCGCAGCGGCGGTTAACACCTCAACACCAGACGTGCGCCAGCCTGAGCCTATCGTTAGCTCGGCCGGCGCGAGCCGCAGCGTAAGCGGCAAGACCCAGATCCACGTGGTGAAGCGGGCGGAAACGCTGTCCGGCATCGCCGACAGCTACGGCACCACCATGGCGGCGCTGCGGGATCTGAACAAACTGAAAAAAGACGGCGTGTGGGTCGGGCAACGCCTGAAGGTGCCGGCGGGGAAAACCGCCGCCGTCACCACCGTCGCCAAGGCGAGAACGCCGGCCAAGAAGCCGTCTAAACATAAAGTGGCCCGCGGGGATACGCTCTCCTCCATCGCTTCTCGCTATGGGGTCAGCGTCGGCGATCTGAAACGGGTCAATAATCTGAAGTCGGACGTCGCGCCGCTGGATCGGACGCTGACCATTCCGCAGGCCTAG
- a CDS encoding DUF2065 domain-containing protein: MNSTIWLALGLVLVLEGLGPMLFPQAWRKMIVAMSQLPDATLRRFGGGIVVAGCVIYYMLSGRTGL, translated from the coding sequence ATGAACTCAACGATTTGGCTGGCGCTCGGGCTGGTTCTGGTGCTGGAAGGATTAGGGCCGATGCTGTTTCCGCAGGCCTGGCGCAAAATGATTGTGGCGATGTCGCAACTGCCGGACGCGACGCTGCGGCGATTTGGCGGCGGAATAGTGGTTGCGGGCTGCGTGATCTACTACATGTTGAGCGGCCGCACGGGTCTTTAA